One window from the genome of Nicotiana tomentosiformis chromosome 5, ASM39032v3, whole genome shotgun sequence encodes:
- the LOC138891727 gene encoding uncharacterized protein, with the protein MAAECRLIIVGRFLKSGPQIDRIRSAWKELIILKIGAYDNYNVFVDFTTEEYFNNVWFRRVILIEELQMWLQKWSPDFKLDEDISIAPVWVLLPKLPFHMHSWYYVRQILQDVGTPLALDVATKNRTRPGMAKVRVEVDLLKPLPKSVYVEQLYEDSPLKGFVQKLEYEGIPKYCKYCRKLGHLMISCRLLER; encoded by the coding sequence ATGGCTGCTGAATGTAGACTAATAATAGTTGGTCGATTTCTTAAAAGTGGACCCCAAATTGATAGAATTAGGTCAGCTTGGAAGGAACTGATTATTCTAAAAATTGGGGCTTATGACAACTATAATGTGTTCGTGGATTTTACTACTGAAGAGTACTTCAATAATGTGTGGTTCAGAAGAGTCATATTAATTGAAGAGCTCCAAATGTGGTTACAGAAGTGGTCTCCCGActtcaaacttgatgaagataTTTCAATTGCCCCAGTGTGGGTTCTCCTACCGAAATTACCATTTCATATGCACAGCTGGTACTATGTGAGACAAATTCTTCAAGATGTCGGAACTCCTCTTGCCCTGGATGTTGCAACAAAGAACAGGACAAGACCTGGTATGGCTAAAGTAAGAGTGGAGGTTGACTTGCTTAAACCTCTTCCTAAATCAGTGTATGTTGAACAACTTTATGAAGATTCACCTCTCAAAGGCTTTGTGCAAAAACTGGAATATGAGGGTATCCCCAAATATTGCAAATATTGTAGAAAGTTGGGACATTTAATGATAAGTTGCAGATTGCTAGAAAGATAA
- the LOC104109345 gene encoding spindle and kinetochore-associated protein 1 homolog, with product MDVTEAGSSLDSLVSSFNARIAEIQQLVVARNMYPASSISDLSAVDSALTALELQLHKIKIRMREETEAIPKAKKLIEASLRQQKKLQKLSAVIPSYVPHRVTKTTEDATKCIRPEPGVEDLGFVSMQLEEPAPKGKKGRASPPLFYINADELNSVPPYMKQRLTLEKVNAAIDDMATYAEATAQLLKAPHRKLTENLVERAMELKEIAATEAVKGKHFFLESDIKGPSLKHDHTGRAILTVLRHLGRISETRVGHHRVILLLRPH from the exons ATGGACGTCACGGAAGCGGGGTCTTCACTCGATTCTCTAGTATCATCATTCAATGCTCGCATAGCGGAGATTCAACAGCTTGTCGTAGCTCGGAACA TGTATCCAGCGAGCAGCATTTCAGATTTGTCAGCTGTTGACTCTGCACTGACGGCCTTGGAGCTACAGCTCCACAAAATAAAAATCCGTATGCGTGAAGAAACTGAAGCCATTCCCAAAGCCAAG AAGCTGATAGAAGCATCGCTGCGGCAGCAAAAGAAATTGCAAAAGTTGTCAGCTGTTATTCCATCATATGTTCCTCATAGAGTGACCAAAACAACTGAGGATGCTACTAAATG TATACGCCCAGAGCCCGGCGTTGAGGATCTTGGTTTTGTGTCTATGCAACTTGAGGAGCCTGCACCCAAG GGAAAAAAAGGCCGTGCTTCCCCGCCACTTTTCTACATTAATGCTGATGAACTGAATTCAGTACCACC GTATATGAAACAGCGACTCACTTTGGAAAAAGTCAATGCAGCAATTGATGACATGGCTACCTACGCTGAAGCAACTGCCCAGCTTCTCAAGGCCCCTCACAGAAAG CTCACAGAAAATCTTGTGGAGAGAGCAATG GAATTAAAAGAAATTGCAGCAACAGAAGCAGTTAAAGGAAAGCATTTCTTTCTTGAAAGTGACATCAAAGGGCCTTCGCTGAAGCACGACCATACTGGGAGAGCAATACTAACT GTCCTCCGACACCTTGGTCGTATAAGTGAAACGCGAGTTGGTCATCACCGTGTGATCCTACTTTTGAGGCCCCATTGA